The DNA region TGCAAACACAAAAGAAGAATATACTGAAGATTTATGGGAAGAGGATTCTGTAAAAATAAAAAATGCTATAGGAGAAAAAATTGACGCAGTATTTTGCGGAGATGATTATAAAAATAAAGATTCTTTTTATACAAGACATTATAAAGATTCAGAGTTAATATTTATAGAGAGAGATGAAATAAGTTCTTCAAAAATTAGAGAGAATGTTTATAAGTATTGGGATTATTTGCCTAATATAGTAAAGCCTTATTATACAAAAAAGGTTTTACTTTTAGGAAGTGAAAGCACAGGAAAATCAACTCTCACAATTAATTTAGCAAATTATTATAATACCAATTATATAGAAGAAGCAGGAAGAGAATTATCAGAAAAGTCTGGAACTGATTTGCTTATGCTTTCAGAAGATTTTACAGAGATACTTCTTACTCATAAATTAAATGAAATAAAAGCAATAGAGCATAGCAATAAAATATTATTTGTAGATACTGATGCAATAATTACAAACTTTTATATGCATTTTTTGGAAGATGAAAATATTATTGATAATGAAAGACTTGCAAAGGCAATTATACATATAAACAAATATGATGCTATATTATTTTTAGAGCCTGATGTTGATTTTGTTCAGGACGGAGACAGAAGCGAAGTTATAAAAAATGACAGAATAAAATATAGCGGTAAAATAAAAGATATACTTAATAATATGAATATAAAATATCATTCTATAAGCGGAGATTATCAAAAAAGATTTAAAAAAGCTGTTTCTATTGTTGATAGTCTTTTACAAAAAAACTTTTAATAATAAAAATCTATTTATAAACTTATTGATATAAAATTAGAAAATAAAAACAATATATAGTTTTTATGAACTATATATTGTTTTTATTTTTTTATTTTCAAGTATTCTTTATAAAAGATAAAAATAGGATATTATTATGAAATTAAAATGGGAAAAGCTTTTAAATGAAAATAAATACAAAAGAAAGTAAAGATAAAAAAGATGATATAATATTCTATTTTGAAGATGATTACAGCAAAATAATATTTACTCCTCCATTTAGGAGGCTTCAAGATAAAGCACAAGTTTTTCCATTAGAGGTAAATGATTTTGTAAGGACAAGATTAACTCATTCATTGGAAGTTTCTTCTATAGCTAAGTTAATAGGACTTAGAGTAAAAGATTTTATAAAATCTCAAGATAATAATGAATTGTCATATGAATCAATACCAACTATATTAGCATCAGCTGGCTTAATGCATGATTTAGGAAATACACCATTTGGCCATGCAGGTGAAAGAGCAATACAGAATACATTTTAAAAAATTTTTTGAAAAAAATAAAAATATAATATCAGAGGATAAACAAAATGATTTTATTAATTTTGATGGAAATCCTCAAACTTTCAGAATAGTAAGTTTTTTAGAATCAATAAAAGATACACATGGTTTAAATTTAACATATTCTACTCTTGCTACTTCTATGAAATATCCTGTTAATTCTTGTACTGGAAATAAAAAAACAAATAAAAGTGATCAAGATATTCGTTATAAAAAATTTGGCTATTTTAAATCAGAAGAAGAATTTGCTAAAAAAGTTCTGACAGAAACGGGATTGCTAGATAGTAATAATAATATATATAGACATCCTTTGGCATTTTTATTAGAGGCAGCAGATGATATAGCTTATTCAATAGGTGATATAGAGGATGGCGTTAAAAAAGGAATATTTACAATAACAGATATATTAAATGAAATAAAAGATGATATAGGGAAAGATAGATTGGAAAAAATAAATAAATCCATTAAAGAAAGCTATATAGAAGAAAACGCCATAATTTATTTGAGAGTTAATATACAAGAAAAAATGATAGAGGATGTTGTACAAGAATTCATGAAACATTATAATGATATTATGAATGGAAATTATAAATATGAATTATTGTTAGAGTCTGAAAGTAAAAATCTAAGAGAAAAATTAAAAAATATACTAGATAAACTAATATTATCAGATCATAGAATAATACAGACTGAAATATCAGGTGGTAAAGCATTAACATTTTTAACAACTTTATTTTTAAATGAATTTTCAAAAGAAGAATTTGCCAAATGTGTATTTATTAAACTAAAATATAGTGAAAATAAAATAGATATACAAAATAATTCATATAAATTAATATCAAAAAGCTATAAAAAATTATATGAAACAAAATTAAAAGATATTATGGATAATAAAGGTTTTTCAGATTTTAAAGAAGAAATTTATTATTATTCATTTCTTTTAATAACTGATTATATATCAGGTATGACAGATAGTTATTGTATAAATCTATATAGAAAACTTAATTCAATAGATATTTATTAATTACATAAAAACTATTGATATAATAAGCATTGCATATATAATCTACTATTATAAAAACTCCATATAATAATGAGGTATATTCAATGAACTATCGTATCTTCATAGAGAAAAAAGAAGGTTTTGATTTAGAAGCTAAGAGATTAGAAAGCCAATTAAAAGAGAATTTCCAAATAAAAAGTGGTGTAAGACTTCTTAATGTTTATGACATTTTTAATATAGAGGAAAGTAAATTAAAAAACTCTATTAATGTAATATTCTCAGAGCCTCCAACAGATAGGGTAGTTGAAAAAAAAGATTTTGAGAGTTTAAAACATTTTGCTGTGGAATATTTACCTGGACAATTCGACCAGAGAGCTGATTCTGCATTACAATGTTTGAAGCTTATTTATAATGATATAGAAGAAGTAACTATAGTAAGCGGCAAGGTTATACTTTTTGATGGAAATATAGATGACATCACAATAGAGAAAATAAAAAAGTTCTATATTAACCCAGTAGAAAGCAGAGAAAAAGATTTAAGCAAATTAGAAATAGAGCCTCATCAAAAAGCTGATGATATAAAAGACGTAGAAAACTTTATTAACTTAAATACAGAAGAGCTTCACAAATATAGAGATAATCTTGATTTGGCTATGACTTATAAAGATATAGAGTTTGTGCAGAATTATTTCAAAAATGAAGAGAAAAGAAACCCAACAGAAACAGAGATAAAAGTTCTTGATACATATTGGTCTGACCATTGCAGGCATACTACGTTTATGACAAAGATTAATGATGTAAAATTAGAAAATGATAAGAGTAATTTTTCAGAAGTGATACTTAATGCTATTAATAAATATTACAGCATGAGAAAAGAGCTTTACGGAGAAGATGTTGACAGTAAAAGAGATATTAATTTAATGGACATGGCAACTGTATCTGCTAAATATATAAAGAAAAAAGGAAAACTTGAAGATTTAGAGATTTCTGATGAGATAAATGCTTGTTCTATTTATATAGATGTTGATGCTATAGATGAGAATGGAAAAAACAAAACAGAAAAATATTTATTAATGTTTAAAAATGAAACTCATAATCACCCTACAGAGATTGAACCTTTCGGGGGAGCTTCTACATGTTTGGGCGGAGCTATAAGAGACCCGCTTTCTGGAAGAAGCTATGTATACCAGGCTATAAGAGTTACAGGAAGTGCAAATCCATTAGAAAAATTAGAAGATACTTTACCTGGAAAACTTCCTCAAAAGAAAATAACAACAACTGCAGCAGCAGGATATTCTTCTTACGGTAATCAAATAGGGCTTACAACCTGTTTAGTTAATGAGATATATGATGAAGGATATAAGGCAAAAAGGCTTGAAGTAGGTGCTGTTGTTGGAGCTGTTCCTGTGGATTATGTACGCAGAGAAAAGCCAAAAGCAGGAGACATAGTTATAGTGCTTGGAGGAAGAACAGGAAGAGACGGCTGCGGCGGGGCTACTGGTTCATCAAAAAGCCACACTGATACATCTTTAAGGCTTTGCGGTGCAGAAGTACAGAAAGGTAATGCTCCAGAAGAGAGAAAGATTCAAAGACTATTTAGAAATAAAGAGGTTACTAAATTAATAAAAAAATGTAATGACTTTGGTGCGGGAGGAGTTTCTGTTGCTATAGGTGAATTATCAGACGGAATTGACATTAATCTTGATGTTTTGCCTGTTAAATATTTAGGATTAAATGGCACTGAGCTTGCTATATCAGAATCACAAGAGAGAATGGCTGTTGTTGTTGAAAGTAAGGATGCAGATAATTTTATAAAACTTGCCAACAAAGAAAATATTGAAGCTACAAAGGTTGCCACTATAACAGACACTAACAGACTTGTAATGTATTTAAAAGGAAAAAAAATTGTAGATATAAGCCGTAAGTTTTTAGACACCAACGGAGCTAAACAAGAGACTAATGCTATTCTTAAAGATATTAATTTTGAAAATAATCCATTTAACACAAAGAATGCATGTTCTCTAACATCGCATTGGTTTAATATGGCAGAAAATTTAAATGTTGCTTCTCAAAAGGGACTCATTGAAATGTTTGACTCATCAATAGGGGCTACTACTGTACTTATGCCTTTCGGTGGAAAATATCAAATGACTCCAAGCGATGTAAGCATTCAAAAAATACCTATATTTGACAACAATGCCAAACAAATAAATACTGCTTCTGCTATATCTTGGGGTTATAATCCTTCTATAATGAAATGGTCAGAGTTTCATGGAGGAATATACTCTGTAATAGAATCAATGTCAAAACTTGTTTCTATTGGTGCTGATTACAAAAAGATAAGATTATCATTTCAAGAGTATTTTGAGAAATTAGGTAATGACCCTAAAAAATGGGGTAAGGTTTATTCGGCATTACTCGGCACAATATATGCACAAACTGAATTTGATATACCTGCTATAGGCGGTAAAGACTCTATGAGCGGTACTTTTAATAATATATCAGTGCCTTCAACTTTAATATCATTTGCAGTATCAACTGTTGATAGCAATGATGTTATATCTCCAGAGTTCAAATCTTCTAATAATTATGTGTATTTAATAAAGCATAATATGCTTGAAAACTATATGCCTAATGTGGCAGAAATAAAAGAGAATTTTGAATTCATACATAAAAATATAAAAGACAAAAAAATATTATCAGCTTACACTATTAAATTCGGAGGCATTGCTGAAGCTCTAACAAAAATGTCTTTCGGCAACAGAATAGGAGTTGATATAAAAGATGAGCTTTATTTCTTTAACTTAATGCCTGCTTCATTTATAGTGGAGACTAAAGAAGAATTAAATTATAAAAATGCTATACTTATAGGAAAAACTATTAATGAATACAAAATAAAAGTATGCGGTGAAATAGTGGATTTAGAGGAATTAGAAAAATTATGGCTTGATAAATTATCAACAGTATTCCCTTATAAAACTTATGAGGATATAGAAACTTACCAGCTAGCTGAATATAAAAGAGAAGCACCATTTATATGCAAAAATAAAACAGCTAAACCTAATGTTTTAATATCTGCATTCTTAGGCACTAACTGTGAATATGACACTCAAAAAGCTTTCTCTGATGCTGGAGCAAACACTGATATTTTTGTATTTAGAAACATTAAGCCAGAATATATAAAAGAATCAATCGAAGAGATGTCTAAAAAAATTGATAACTCTCAAATATTTATGATTCCAGGAGGCTTCAGTGCGGCAGATGAGCCTGACGGTTCTGGAAAGTTTATCTCTGCAATACTTACAAATGAAAAAATAAAAACATATATACATAAGCTCTTAGAACGCGACGGGCTTGTTTTGGGTATATGTAACGGTTTTCAGGCATTAATAAAATCAGGGCTTCTTCCTTATGGAAAAATAGGAAACATTACAGAAAAATCTCCTACTCTTACATTTAACAAAATAGGAAGACATATTTCTCAAATGGTAACAACAAAAGTAGTATCAAACAATTCTCCTTGGTTATATAACATACCTTTAGGAAGTGAGCTAGTTGTACCTGTTTCTCATGGTGAGGGAAGATTCTTTGCTGATGAAGATATAATAAAAGAATTAATCAAAAAAGGACAGATTGCTACTCAGTATGTTAATTTTGAGTCAAAACCTACTAATGAGTTTAGATTTAATCCTAATGGTTCAGCTTATGCAATAGAAGGTATACTTTCAGAAGACGGAAAAGTATTTGGTAAAATGGGGCATAGTGAGAGATACGGAAATAATCTATACAAAAACATAATCACAAAAGATATTTACAACATATTTGAAAATGGAGTTAATTATTTCAAATAATTATTAAATTAATTATTTTAATAGGGGGATTAGTTTCCCCCTTTTTTATTATAAAAAATCAATTTACTTCTCTACATAAGCATAGAAAAATCTTGGAGGTATTACATTGCTTATCATAACATCTTTTAATTCTGGTCTAACAAGTATTACTCTATTATAAAAATATAAAGGAATAAAAGGCATATCTTCCATTAATACATCTTCTGCTTTATGTAATGTTTGCATTCTAGATATTTTATCACCATTAGTAAGTGCTGATTGAATTAATTGTTCATATTCTTTGTTGTAATAGCTTCCAGTGTTTTGAGGGCTATAGCTTAAAAATGTATCTAAAAATGTCATAGGGTCATTATAATCACCCATCCAACCAGAGCGTGCTATTTCAAAATTTTTATCTCCTCTAGTTGTTTGCATAAAAACTCCCCATTCAAGCTGATTAACTCTAGTATCTATATTAAGATTTTCTTTCCACATCTGCTGAATAGCTTCAAATATATTTAATGAACTTTGAGATTCTACGCTATATTCCAACACAGGGAAGTTGCTGCCATTACTATAACCTGCTTCTGCTAATAGTCTTCTAGCTTCTTCTATGTTTTTTTGATAATCATTTTCATTTACACTAAAATAATTTCCGCCTTTTTCTCTGAAAGAACCATCTATATCAAATACAGAATATGGTACTAATGCAGCAGCTGGTATTTCATTTCCTTTTGTAACTTTTTCTACTATATAATTTCTGTCTATTGCTAAAGAAAGAGCTTTTCTTACATTCTTGTTTTTTAACACTTCATTTGTTGTGTTTATAGAGAGAAAATATATTCCAAGCAAAGGTACATAATCAATATAGCCTTCTTCTGTTAATTTTGGTATGTCTTGTAATGGAGGATTGCTTCCAAATAATAATGTTCCATCTTGTATAGATGCTACTATTGTATTTGGATTATCTAATAATGAAAATGTTATTGTTTGAGGTATTATTGTTTCTTTGTTCCAATAATTAGTATTTTTTTCCATTATTATTTTATCATTGTTTATATGTTCTTTAACAAAAAAAGGTCCATTTCCTATATATTCTTCTTGAGTCCAAGCATCGCCGTATTTCTCTATTATATCTTTTCTAAGCGGGCTATATATTGTAATAGAAAGTAAATCCAAGAAATATGCTGTAGGGCTTTCTAAGTTTACTTCTAATGTATAGTCATCAATAGCTTTTACTCCAAGTTCTGTTAGTGGCAATTCTCCTTTTATGATTTTTGATGCATTTTTTATTGGGTTTAATTGATAGCTTACAGAGCTTGCTACTTTTGGATCAACTGCTCTTTGCCATGCATATACAAAATCATTAGCTGTAACTGTTTTACCGTCAGACCATTTAGCATTTGTTCTTAAATAGAATGTATATGTTAAATAGTCTTCGCTAATATCCCAACTTTCAGCAACTGCCGGTATTAATTTATCATCTTTATCTCTTGAAGTTAATCCTTCAAATGTATGTGCTATATATGCTGAACCGTCATAGGTTTCTGTATATGTTGGGTCTAGAGTTTTTGGTTCTGGACCTATATTTACTATTAGAGAATTATCTGTATTATTTTTGCTGCAAGATATTATTATAAAAAATAATATTAAAATATATTTTTTCATATTATGTCCTTTGATTAATTTTTGGAAATAAAATTATTATAATGATTGTTTTTATATAGACTAACTGCCTACTTTAGATTGACATGTCTGGCGGAATTTTATGCCTTTGAGTAAAGAGAAAATAAAAAAATATATTTCTTAATATAAAAAGTTCCATAAATTGTCCAATATATTAATTATAAACCATATTAAAATAATGTATATATTTTTGTTAAATAATTAAATAAAATACTAAACTTTTTTATAAATTGCCGTTAATTATTATAGTTAATTAATTTAAGGAGAAATTATATGACTATAAGCGGTATATCTTCTAACAATGTTATGCAAATGAGTGCTACTTCAATTAATACTAAGCCAAATATAGTAGAAGTAAAACCTACTAATATGAATCAGCAGGCTCAAAATATGTCTCCTCTTTCTAGCAGATATACTTATGCTATGGGAAGAGATGGTAAAAGATATATACTTCAACTTAGAATAGATATAGCTTCAGTAAGAGCTTTCAGTACTTTAGCTTAAAAATATAATTACAATATGCAGGTAAACTTATCTGCATATTGTTGTTATTCTTTTATTTCTTTTACTACTATCTTATTTCCATTTACAAGTATAACTTTTAATTTGGCATCTTTTTGTATAAATTCACCTTCACTAATAGCGTCATATTTTTTATCATCAATTAAAATATTTCCTGACGGTCTAAAAGGTGTATAAGCTATTCCTTCAAGTCCAAGTAAATCATCATAAGACTCGCTTGAATGATATCCTGATGTATCTGTTTCTAAGAACATTTTACTTTTAAAAACTTTAGATTTTGTCATGAATCTTGCCATTAATATAATAAGTATAATGTCTATGATAAGTGAAACAAAAATTACAAATACAGCCTGAGATATATTAGCTATACCAAAAGACATAAATATGCTTGCAAATATAGCAATTATTCCGGCAATTCCTGTAACTCCAAAACCAGGTATAACAAAAATCTCTAAAGCAAGCAATATTATACCAAGCACAAACACCGCAGGCGAAATAAATCCGCTGTCGCCAATAAGAAATTGTGCCGTAAAAAACAAAAAGAAACATACTATAGCAACCACACCGCCTACGCCAAAACCAGGTGTTTTTATCTCTAAATATATTCCAGCTATAGCAATTGATATTAATATGCTTAATACTGCAGGATTACTTAAAAATCTTAAAATAAAATCATACTGACCTTCTTCAAAATTTATTATCTCATAATCATCAATATTTTTTATTTTTAATATTTCTTCTACAGAGTTTGCTTTGCTATTTGCAATATTTATTTTTATAGCCTCATCAGCACTCAATGTAAGGAGTGTTTTATCGTCCAAATCAATTCCGTCATCTCTTTTAGTTAATACAATAGTTTCATCAACCATAGCCTCAGCAGCCTTTGCATTTTTTTTAGAGTTTTCAGCAGAAGCCCTCATAGCAGCACGCATAGCACTGACCTCTTTTTCGCTTGCCTTCTTTGGCTCTCCGCCTTGAAGATATATTGGTGTAGCAGCCCCTATGATACTACCGTCAGACATATAAATCTCTGAACAACTCAAAGATATCAAAGCTCCTGCAGACAATGCATTTTTGTTTATATATGCGACCACTGGTATATCGCTTTCTATCAATGCGTTTTTTATCTCTAATGCAGATGACAAAAGTCCGCCTGGTGTGTCTATTTCAAGTATTATCAAAGAAGCATCATTTTTTTTAGCCTCTTCTAATCCATTTTTTATATATGAGGCGTACCATCTATTTACCTCCTGAAACTCTAATTTTTTTATAACGTACACTTTATCTTTTGCATATATGTTTGAGAAAATAAGAGTAAAAAGAATAGCTATATAAAAAACTTTTTTCATAATTGTTCGTCCGTTTATGTTATTTATTTTATTATATATTAAAATAAAAATATCTAAAAGTCTAATTATTTATATTTGTTTTTTAACAAAGTTATATTTAATATAAATTATTAATTTTATAATATTGTTACGTAAATTAATTTATAAAAAAACTTTTTATAGTAATTTGTTATAAATAAACTTATTTTTTTGTGATTTTTTGTAAAAAAATAAGAATTTTTGTTGATTAATGAAATTTAGTGAATATAATCTATATTATGAATTTTTCAATATAGGAGTTATACAATGTCGAAAGATAGAAAAACTATAGGATCTTTTGCCCTGTTAATGATGACTTTTACTGCTATATTTAGCTTTAACCAAGTTATTAACAACAGTGTAAGCATAGGTCTTGCTAGTATTCCATCATTTATGTTTGCTACAATAGCATACTTCATACCATTTTCTTTAATGATAGGTGAATTTGCTTCAGCCAATCCAGATAGTGAGTCAGGATATACAAGTTGGATAAAAAG from Brachyspira pilosicoli P43/6/78 includes:
- the dgt gene encoding dGTP triphosphohydrolase; the protein is MKEQYRIHFKKFFEKNKNIISEDKQNDFINFDGNPQTFRIVSFLESIKDTHGLNLTYSTLATSMKYPVNSCTGNKKTNKSDQDIRYKKFGYFKSEEEFAKKVLTETGLLDSNNNIYRHPLAFLLEAADDIAYSIGDIEDGVKKGIFTITDILNEIKDDIGKDRLEKINKSIKESYIEENAIIYLRVNIQEKMIEDVVQEFMKHYNDIMNGNYKYELLLESESKNLREKLKNILDKLILSDHRIIQTEISGGKALTFLTTLFLNEFSKEEFAKCVFIKLKYSENKIDIQNNSYKLISKSYKKLYETKLKDIMDNKGFSDFKEEIYYYSFLLITDYISGMTDSYCINLYRKLNSIDIY
- a CDS encoding HD domain-containing protein, giving the protein MKINTKESKDKKDDIIFYFEDDYSKIIFTPPFRRLQDKAQVFPLEVNDFVRTRLTHSLEVSSIAKLIGLRVKDFIKSQDNNELSYESIPTILASAGLMHDLGNTPFGHAGERAIQNTF
- a CDS encoding AAA family ATPase — its product is MYNVGMYGGSFNPLHLGHVRCIIEAANQCKKLYIVLAVGNNRNEIDKKVRYRWLYQLTKHIGNVKIIFIEDNANTKEEYTEDLWEEDSVKIKNAIGEKIDAVFCGDDYKNKDSFYTRHYKDSELIFIERDEISSSKIRENVYKYWDYLPNIVKPYYTKKVLLLGSESTGKSTLTINLANYYNTNYIEEAGRELSEKSGTDLLMLSEDFTEILLTHKLNEIKAIEHSNKILFVDTDAIITNFYMHFLEDENIIDNERLAKAIIHINKYDAILFLEPDVDFVQDGDRSEVIKNDRIKYSGKIKDILNNMNIKYHSISGDYQKRFKKAVSIVDSLLQKNF
- a CDS encoding phosphoribosylformylglycinamidine synthase — protein: MNYRIFIEKKEGFDLEAKRLESQLKENFQIKSGVRLLNVYDIFNIEESKLKNSINVIFSEPPTDRVVEKKDFESLKHFAVEYLPGQFDQRADSALQCLKLIYNDIEEVTIVSGKVILFDGNIDDITIEKIKKFYINPVESREKDLSKLEIEPHQKADDIKDVENFINLNTEELHKYRDNLDLAMTYKDIEFVQNYFKNEEKRNPTETEIKVLDTYWSDHCRHTTFMTKINDVKLENDKSNFSEVILNAINKYYSMRKELYGEDVDSKRDINLMDMATVSAKYIKKKGKLEDLEISDEINACSIYIDVDAIDENGKNKTEKYLLMFKNETHNHPTEIEPFGGASTCLGGAIRDPLSGRSYVYQAIRVTGSANPLEKLEDTLPGKLPQKKITTTAAAGYSSYGNQIGLTTCLVNEIYDEGYKAKRLEVGAVVGAVPVDYVRREKPKAGDIVIVLGGRTGRDGCGGATGSSKSHTDTSLRLCGAEVQKGNAPEERKIQRLFRNKEVTKLIKKCNDFGAGGVSVAIGELSDGIDINLDVLPVKYLGLNGTELAISESQERMAVVVESKDADNFIKLANKENIEATKVATITDTNRLVMYLKGKKIVDISRKFLDTNGAKQETNAILKDINFENNPFNTKNACSLTSHWFNMAENLNVASQKGLIEMFDSSIGATTVLMPFGGKYQMTPSDVSIQKIPIFDNNAKQINTASAISWGYNPSIMKWSEFHGGIYSVIESMSKLVSIGADYKKIRLSFQEYFEKLGNDPKKWGKVYSALLGTIYAQTEFDIPAIGGKDSMSGTFNNISVPSTLISFAVSTVDSNDVISPEFKSSNNYVYLIKHNMLENYMPNVAEIKENFEFIHKNIKDKKILSAYTIKFGGIAEALTKMSFGNRIGVDIKDELYFFNLMPASFIVETKEELNYKNAILIGKTINEYKIKVCGEIVDLEELEKLWLDKLSTVFPYKTYEDIETYQLAEYKREAPFICKNKTAKPNVLISAFLGTNCEYDTQKAFSDAGANTDIFVFRNIKPEYIKESIEEMSKKIDNSQIFMIPGGFSAADEPDGSGKFISAILTNEKIKTYIHKLLERDGLVLGICNGFQALIKSGLLPYGKIGNITEKSPTLTFNKIGRHISQMVTTKVVSNNSPWLYNIPLGSELVVPVSHGEGRFFADEDIIKELIKKGQIATQYVNFESKPTNEFRFNPNGSAYAIEGILSEDGKVFGKMGHSERYGNNLYKNIITKDIYNIFENGVNYFK
- a CDS encoding peptide ABC transporter substrate-binding protein, whose translation is MKKYILILFFIIISCSKNNTDNSLIVNIGPEPKTLDPTYTETYDGSAYIAHTFEGLTSRDKDDKLIPAVAESWDISEDYLTYTFYLRTNAKWSDGKTVTANDFVYAWQRAVDPKVASSVSYQLNPIKNASKIIKGELPLTELGVKAIDDYTLEVNLESPTAYFLDLLSITIYSPLRKDIIEKYGDAWTQEEYIGNGPFFVKEHINNDKIIMEKNTNYWNKETIIPQTITFSLLDNPNTIVASIQDGTLLFGSNPPLQDIPKLTEEGYIDYVPLLGIYFLSINTTNEVLKNKNVRKALSLAIDRNYIVEKVTKGNEIPAAALVPYSVFDIDGSFREKGGNYFSVNENDYQKNIEEARRLLAEAGYSNGSNFPVLEYSVESQSSLNIFEAIQQMWKENLNIDTRVNQLEWGVFMQTTRGDKNFEIARSGWMGDYNDPMTFLDTFLSYSPQNTGSYYNKEYEQLIQSALTNGDKISRMQTLHKAEDVLMEDMPFIPLYFYNRVILVRPELKDVMISNVIPPRFFYAYVEK
- a CDS encoding NfeD family protein; the protein is MKKVFYIAILFTLIFSNIYAKDKVYVIKKLEFQEVNRWYASYIKNGLEEAKKNDASLIILEIDTPGGLLSSALEIKNALIESDIPVVAYINKNALSAGALISLSCSEIYMSDGSIIGAATPIYLQGGEPKKASEKEVSAMRAAMRASAENSKKNAKAAEAMVDETIVLTKRDDGIDLDDKTLLTLSADEAIKINIANSKANSVEEILKIKNIDDYEIINFEEGQYDFILRFLSNPAVLSILISIAIAGIYLEIKTPGFGVGGVVAIVCFFLFFTAQFLIGDSGFISPAVFVLGIILLALEIFVIPGFGVTGIAGIIAIFASIFMSFGIANISQAVFVIFVSLIIDIILIILMARFMTKSKVFKSKMFLETDTSGYHSSESYDDLLGLEGIAYTPFRPSGNILIDDKKYDAISEGEFIQKDAKLKVILVNGNKIVVKEIKE